From a single Silene latifolia isolate original U9 population chromosome 6, ASM4854445v1, whole genome shotgun sequence genomic region:
- the LOC141587484 gene encoding F-box protein At3g07870-like produces MVGGYFDRLPCEILHNIALMLPFDSIIQLRRSCKFLYNCLTDVKFVDLQLTHALQNSRGCLFVAYGKNGRNDGMYTVEQSGAHLSDLTTSNIFNYKIGRHPYSTFQSSGGLICVFSRKWMSFRIFNPHIGQEIEVLDVPKFKECSFLQWWFFSYSPSTKEYKILKIGIIRSEDETRNESFQGNVAAIITLGSNIWWEIKNVPTFQFISSFVECQGDLFWTKMSCLYSFDFVSEKFQEIPGPPSDPVNVIRNSHGRVIVKDKLISMGHTVGYVKDCRLWVLKDKTKGIWIHKYNFSIPRLHEYVRGLTCISGNGGLFGFIDDSTSVFSQDMRRTPFTAIETKLDQYISEEASEAVKFIAPHVRSLVSPVSVLKIGSKQIYDHSDHMDINLKKKWVLEALKLDYDASEDDLFDKVYKLMREYDKQPKLNRR; encoded by the coding sequence ATGGTTGGAGGGTATTTTGATAGGCTTCCATGTGAAATCCTGCATAACATTGCATTGATGCTACCATTCGACTCAATCATACAACTAAGGCGCTCGTGTAAGTTTTTGTACAACTGTCTGACTGATGTCAAGTTTGTAGATTTGCAATTAACTCATGCACTTCAGAATTCTCGTGGCTGTCTTTTTGTTGCATACGGCAAAAATGGAAGGAATGATGGAATGTATACTGTGGAACAATCAGGAGCTCATCTGAGTGATCTGACTACCTCAAACATCTTTAATTATAAAATCGGAAGACATCCGTATTCGACTTTTCAATCAAGTGGAGGTTTGATATGTGTCTTCTCGAGGAAATGGATGAGCTTTCGTATTTTCAATCCCCATATAGGACAGGAAATAGAAGTTCTTGATGTTCCTAAATTTAAAGAATGCAGTTTCTTACAATGGTGGTTCTTTAGTTATTCACCGTCCACCAAAGAGTATAAGATTCTAAAGATCGGGATAATAAGAAGCGAGGATGAGACAAGAAACGAGAGTTTCCAAGGAAATGTAGCTGCGATTATCACACTTGGTTCCAACATTTGGTGGGAAATAAAGAATGTTCCCACTTTTCAATTTATTTCATCATTCGTAGAATGTCAAGGGGATTTGTTTTGGACGAAAATGTCCTGTTTATATTCATTTGATTTTGTTTCCGAAAAATTTCAAGAAATTCCTGGCCCTCCAAGCGATCCTGTTAATGTGATACGTAATAGTCATGGACGTGTAATTGTGAAAGATAAGCTTATAAGCATGGGTCACACAGTAGGATATGTAAAGGATTGCAGACTATGGGTGTTGAAAGATAAAACAAAGGGCATATGGATACACAAGTACAATTTTTCAATTCCCAGGTTGCACGAATATGTTCGCGGGCTAACATGTATTTCAGGGAATGGCGGTTTGTTTGGCTTCATCGATGATTCAACCAGTGTCTTTAGTCAAGACATGAGACGTACACCTTTCACGGCCATCGAAACTAAATTGGATCAGTATATAAGTGAAGAGGCTTCGGAAGCCGTAAAGTTTATCGCTCCTCATGTCAGAAGTTTAGTTTCTCCGGTTAGCGTCCTGAAAATAGGAAGTAAGCAAATTTATGATCATTCTGATCACATGGACATTAATCTCAAGAAAAAATGGGTACTAGAGGCCTTGAAGTTGGATTATGACGCTTCTGAAGACGATCTTTTCGACAAAGTGTATAAATTAATGCGAGAATATGACAAGCAACCAAAACTGAATAGGCGATAA